A stretch of the Polynucleobacter tropicus genome encodes the following:
- a CDS encoding penicillin acylase family protein, which translates to MNSQGKMAGIYKLLRPLRWVAGGTVLIVLAVVIAYLYSAQSNPSGKRTIKSLGDSVTISFDETDIPHIKAKSQTDALFALGYLHAIERSWQLEMNRRIASGRLSEILGPDTVKIDRFIRTLGVKRAAEKQFDKYPVAAKRLLQAYADGVNAGNASLGWALPVEYFLTGSKPGHWSPTDSVAWMLMMAYDLGGNWQKELQRLELSQYLTTKQVWEVILPYSHGELVSNMDFAKLYHELNVFNTNPKTENHKSKKLPSIELSTNDLPGGKDGIGSNNWVLNGKLTDTGKPLLANDPHLGLSAPAIWYFAHLDAPGLNVIGGTLPGIPAVVLGRTEKYAWSFTNTNPDVQDTYLEQLDPNNPSMYRGPNGMLPFTVRQEIIDIKGAAPLTFIVKETRHGPVISDSYAQAQRAIDTNRYALALRWTALDHENQSVAGLLEMNRAKDLDSFKAALHKNYAPMQNVAMADTEGNISYQAAGVAPKRTLHQGLYGIAPAPGWDNQFDWNGYVPFDQLPASNNPEQGWIATANQAIIASNNPNPLTADWDVPTRYERIVQMIKDRSTHDTKYIKTMQGDTLSLGATPLLDLFKSSQPKHTLGAKVLELTKNFDGNMSIDSPSALIFNAWADQLTRNVFSRLSYLFYENYGARNFRFPLISVLQNPNSPWCDIPNTPAIETCAESSNIAFDRALEYLSSQYGNDPKSWSWGKAHIAISEHRPISKVPVLGKLFNITTPFPGDSFSVNVGRLELNNSQNPFETLQAPSLRTIYDLSDLEKSLFIYQAGQSGWVQSPRYRNMSSLWVKNEYLPLQMKPEKMTRALELSNK; encoded by the coding sequence ATGAATTCTCAGGGCAAGATGGCCGGCATTTACAAACTCTTGCGACCGCTTCGTTGGGTTGCTGGGGGTACTGTATTAATCGTGCTGGCAGTTGTAATTGCTTATCTATATTCAGCCCAATCCAACCCCTCTGGGAAAAGAACGATTAAAAGCTTAGGGGATTCAGTTACCATTTCTTTTGATGAAACCGACATCCCCCATATCAAAGCCAAGAGCCAAACTGATGCCCTATTTGCATTAGGCTACCTTCACGCAATAGAGCGCTCTTGGCAATTAGAGATGAATCGCCGCATTGCTAGCGGACGTCTTTCTGAAATTTTGGGTCCCGATACCGTCAAAATAGATCGCTTCATTAGAACTTTAGGGGTGAAGCGCGCAGCAGAAAAACAATTTGATAAATATCCCGTAGCAGCAAAAAGATTACTTCAAGCATATGCTGATGGCGTTAATGCTGGTAATGCCAGTTTAGGCTGGGCACTTCCAGTGGAGTATTTTTTAACCGGCTCCAAACCAGGTCACTGGTCACCCACCGACAGCGTTGCCTGGATGCTGATGATGGCCTATGACTTAGGCGGTAATTGGCAAAAAGAATTACAACGACTTGAGCTTTCGCAATACCTCACCACAAAACAAGTTTGGGAGGTAATCCTGCCCTATTCCCATGGTGAACTAGTGAGCAATATGGACTTTGCCAAGCTGTACCATGAGCTGAACGTATTTAATACAAACCCCAAAACCGAAAATCATAAATCTAAGAAGCTGCCCTCTATTGAACTAAGTACAAATGACTTGCCTGGCGGCAAAGATGGTATTGGCTCTAATAATTGGGTTTTGAACGGCAAGCTTACTGATACGGGCAAGCCATTGTTGGCAAATGATCCGCATCTTGGATTATCTGCACCAGCTATTTGGTATTTCGCTCACCTAGATGCACCAGGGCTCAACGTTATCGGCGGCACCCTACCCGGCATTCCAGCGGTGGTTTTAGGCAGAACTGAAAAATATGCATGGAGCTTTACGAACACTAATCCAGATGTTCAAGATACTTACCTAGAGCAATTAGATCCAAACAATCCGAGCATGTATCGCGGCCCAAATGGGATGCTGCCATTTACCGTTCGCCAAGAAATCATTGATATCAAGGGAGCGGCCCCGCTGACATTCATTGTTAAAGAGACGCGCCATGGTCCGGTGATTTCAGATTCTTATGCTCAAGCACAGCGCGCAATAGATACCAATAGATACGCACTTGCCCTACGCTGGACTGCTTTAGATCATGAAAATCAATCCGTTGCCGGTCTGCTAGAAATGAATCGGGCTAAGGACCTTGATTCATTTAAAGCGGCACTGCATAAAAATTATGCGCCGATGCAAAACGTTGCTATGGCTGATACGGAAGGAAACATTTCCTATCAAGCCGCAGGGGTTGCGCCAAAACGGACGCTTCATCAGGGACTTTACGGCATTGCTCCTGCTCCTGGATGGGATAACCAGTTCGACTGGAATGGCTACGTACCCTTTGATCAATTACCAGCCAGCAATAATCCAGAGCAAGGCTGGATTGCAACTGCAAACCAAGCAATCATTGCTTCCAACAACCCAAACCCTTTGACCGCAGACTGGGATGTTCCAACTCGCTACGAGCGTATCGTGCAAATGATTAAAGACCGAAGCACTCACGACACGAAATACATAAAAACGATGCAGGGCGATACGCTCTCATTAGGCGCTACCCCACTTCTCGACTTGTTCAAGTCTTCCCAGCCAAAACATACCCTGGGAGCAAAAGTGCTTGAGCTCACTAAAAACTTTGATGGCAATATGAGCATTGATAGTCCGAGCGCATTAATCTTTAATGCTTGGGCTGATCAACTCACGCGCAATGTGTTCTCTAGACTAAGCTATTTATTTTATGAAAACTATGGTGCGCGCAACTTTCGCTTTCCACTAATTTCTGTATTACAGAATCCCAATAGCCCATGGTGTGATATACCAAACACCCCCGCTATTGAAACCTGTGCCGAGTCATCCAATATCGCGTTTGATCGCGCTCTCGAGTACCTAAGTAGCCAATATGGCAATGATCCAAAATCATGGTCATGGGGTAAGGCACATATTGCCATCTCTGAGCATCGCCCCATAAGCAAGGTTCCTGTACTTGGCAAGCTCTTTAACATCACCACCCCATTTCCGGGTGATAGCTTTTCAGTCAATGTGGGTCGACTCGAGCTCAATAATTCTCAAAATCCATTTGAAACATTACAAGCCCCCAGTCTGCGTACGATTTATGACTTATCGGATCTTGAAAAATCCCTCTTTATTTACCAAGCCGGTCAATCGGGTTGGGTCCAGAGTCCTCGGTACCGCAATATGAGTTCGCTCTGGGTCAAAAACGAATACCTCCCCTTACAAATGAAGCCCGAGAAGATGACTCGCGCTCTAGAATTAAGCAATAAATAG
- a CDS encoding ExbD/TolR family protein, producing the protein MAFHLQDDQNDDAIMAEINMTPMVDVMLVLLIIFIITLPVIQQAVKVELPKANSVRNEVKPESVQLTIDAKGQIFWNSTQIDLKTFDGYAEKAAQKDPQPEINLRADKAVKYEYVAQVLAASRRAGLTKLGFVTEPN; encoded by the coding sequence ATGGCGTTTCATTTGCAAGACGATCAAAACGATGATGCCATCATGGCGGAAATCAACATGACACCCATGGTGGATGTCATGTTGGTGCTTCTCATCATTTTTATCATCACCCTTCCCGTCATTCAACAGGCTGTGAAAGTTGAATTACCTAAAGCTAATAGTGTGCGCAATGAAGTAAAGCCTGAGTCAGTGCAACTGACGATTGATGCCAAAGGCCAAATCTTTTGGAATAGCACTCAGATTGATCTCAAGACATTTGATGGCTATGCAGAAAAAGCAGCCCAAAAAGATCCGCAGCCTGAGATTAATTTACGTGCCGATAAGGCTGTGAAGTATGAGTATGTGGCGCAAGTACTTGCCGCATCACGCCGTGCAGGCCTTACCAAGCTGGGGTTTGTGACAGAACCTAACTAG
- a CDS encoding energy transducer TonB, whose product MSAFWQKVDERLPFTKSERIIIGIVLLLHALPALEFLHLSTKPPRMDDERVMANLVSPDTASSKSQQPPAPPPKPKEEPKKKTVEEKPPQKSTPTQTQNTPTQKSESSAQSQTQNAAVAPATSGGSSGTPIQTDIGKLIVVFQPDADAYYPSFSKRSGEQGTVVVRLIISEIGEVEDVAILQSSSFPRLDRAATDIGRRYRFKPFLVNGSPQRISTNLLIKFNLKN is encoded by the coding sequence ATGAGCGCATTTTGGCAAAAGGTGGATGAGCGTCTGCCATTCACCAAAAGCGAACGCATCATTATTGGTATCGTGCTTTTATTGCATGCTTTACCAGCTCTGGAATTTTTACATTTGTCTACCAAGCCACCCCGGATGGATGATGAACGCGTAATGGCCAATCTAGTCAGCCCAGACACTGCTTCAAGCAAAAGCCAGCAACCACCTGCGCCACCTCCAAAGCCCAAAGAAGAGCCAAAGAAGAAAACGGTAGAAGAGAAGCCCCCTCAAAAATCGACCCCCACTCAGACACAAAATACCCCTACACAAAAGAGTGAATCATCAGCTCAAAGTCAGACACAAAACGCCGCTGTAGCACCAGCGACTTCTGGCGGATCAAGCGGTACCCCCATTCAGACAGACATTGGTAAACTGATTGTTGTATTTCAGCCTGATGCTGATGCGTATTACCCTTCGTTCTCCAAAAGATCTGGAGAACAAGGAACTGTAGTGGTGCGTTTAATTATTTCTGAGATAGGTGAAGTTGAAGATGTTGCAATATTGCAATCAAGCTCCTTTCCTAGACTCGATCGCGCCGCTACCGATATCGGCCGGCGTTATCGCTTTAAACCTTTTTTAGTCAATGGCTCACCCCAAAGAATTTCAACAAATCTTTTAATTAAATTTAACCTTAAGAATTAA
- the purU gene encoding formyltetrahydrofolate deformylase, with protein sequence MTTQNYYLTLTCPNKPGIVAAVSTYIFQAGGDIEEAQQFDDKASKRFFMRVSFSCPTDGNTLRSGFAEIAKRFELTWNLRAVKDLKRVLIMASKLDHCLVDLLYRWRIGELPMIICGIVSNHPRDVYASIDFADIPFYHLPVTPETKPAQEAKLLDIIAESNVDMVILARYMQILSDDLSTKLSGRCINVHHSFLPSFKGAKPYHQAHARGIKLIGATAHFVTSDLDEGPIIEQDVTRVTHGDAPDDLVRKGRDLERTVLSRALRYYLHDRVLINGATSVVFSD encoded by the coding sequence ATGACAACTCAAAACTATTACCTCACCCTAACCTGCCCAAACAAGCCTGGAATTGTGGCTGCCGTATCCACTTATATTTTTCAAGCGGGCGGCGACATTGAGGAGGCACAACAGTTTGATGACAAAGCCTCAAAGCGCTTTTTCATGCGTGTTAGTTTTAGCTGCCCAACTGATGGCAATACTTTGCGATCTGGATTTGCTGAAATCGCAAAACGTTTTGAGCTCACTTGGAATTTGCGTGCAGTAAAAGATCTCAAACGCGTTCTCATCATGGCTTCTAAATTAGATCATTGCTTGGTTGATCTTCTCTATCGCTGGCGCATCGGTGAGTTACCGATGATTATTTGCGGCATTGTTTCCAATCACCCACGTGATGTTTATGCCAGCATTGATTTTGCTGATATCCCTTTCTATCACCTACCAGTGACCCCAGAAACCAAGCCTGCACAAGAAGCAAAACTCTTGGATATCATTGCCGAATCCAATGTAGATATGGTGATTTTGGCCCGCTATATGCAAATTCTCTCTGATGATTTATCAACCAAATTATCAGGACGCTGCATTAACGTGCACCACTCTTTCTTGCCAAGCTTTAAAGGCGCCAAGCCGTACCATCAGGCGCATGCACGCGGTATTAAACTGATTGGCGCAACAGCACACTTTGTTACAAGCGATTTGGATGAAGGCCCTATCATTGAACAAGACGTCACACGCGTTACACACGGCGATGCCCCGGACGATCTCGTACGCAAAGGTCGTGACCTAGAGCGTACCGTTCTATCACGCGCTCTACGCTATTACTTGCACGACCGCGTCTTAATTAACGGCGCTACCTCAGTCGTATTCTCTGATTAA
- the murI gene encoding glutamate racemase, translating into MSLIGVFDSGVGGLSILDEALRQLPQHDYIYLADSANAPYGEKSPDWIAQRSLSLCKHLAQAGCDAIVVACNTATAEAIKDIRAAIPIAIVGVEPGIKPAAMQSANGIVGVLATEATLNSDKFNSLLSTLPNHCQFIKQAGAGLVPLIEAGKANDGETLELLAKHLEPIQVAGSDTIVLGCTHYPFLRKAIRKLLGDKITLIDTSEAVVKQLKRQLEALALNQTDSANSVSSQYGAVHFFSSKDEQALLKMAQDLMHTDLKNHRVSTALLGNVS; encoded by the coding sequence TTGTCGTTAATAGGCGTTTTTGATTCTGGCGTTGGTGGCTTATCCATTTTGGATGAGGCGCTGCGCCAGCTGCCGCAACACGACTATATCTATTTAGCCGATTCTGCGAACGCGCCTTATGGTGAAAAATCTCCTGATTGGATTGCGCAGCGTAGCTTAAGTCTTTGCAAACATCTCGCGCAAGCTGGGTGCGATGCCATCGTAGTTGCTTGCAACACTGCGACTGCAGAAGCAATTAAAGATATTCGTGCAGCAATCCCAATTGCCATTGTGGGCGTTGAGCCAGGCATTAAGCCTGCCGCTATGCAATCAGCAAATGGCATTGTTGGCGTATTAGCGACTGAGGCGACTTTAAACAGCGACAAATTCAATTCCCTGCTCTCTACATTGCCAAATCATTGTCAATTTATTAAGCAAGCTGGTGCAGGTCTAGTGCCACTGATCGAAGCAGGCAAAGCAAATGATGGAGAAACTTTAGAGCTACTTGCTAAGCATCTAGAACCCATCCAGGTAGCGGGTTCTGACACGATTGTCTTGGGCTGCACTCACTATCCATTTTTACGTAAAGCCATACGCAAACTGCTTGGCGACAAAATTACCCTGATCGACACTAGTGAAGCGGTAGTAAAGCAACTAAAGCGGCAATTAGAGGCGCTCGCGCTCAATCAAACAGATTCTGCTAATAGCGTTTCTTCGCAATACGGTGCCGTGCATTTTTTTAGTAGCAAAGATGAGCAAGCGCTTTTGAAGATGGCGCAAGATTTAATGCATACCGATCTTAAGAATCATCGCGTTAGCACAGCACTGTTAGGTAATGTGTCATGA
- a CDS encoding MotA/TolQ/ExbB proton channel family protein yields MNTPFGIANLWLEGDGITRFVAIALLACSIITWVILLTRLWDLRNLRKLKPELDQFWHANSFEQGLQSFSTPSSNPYYQIAKSASSASVHHQGQSSNHRELLQTLNYSEWMARSIKNSIDGVAASLQKGLTFLGSTGATAPFIGLFGTVWGIYHALISISSSGSAQIDQVAGPIGEALIMTALGLAVAIPAVLGFNAINRANKLFVADLNRFGNDLLAYFVTGARVNSGE; encoded by the coding sequence ATGAATACACCTTTTGGAATTGCGAATCTCTGGCTTGAAGGCGACGGCATCACCCGCTTTGTAGCAATTGCACTGTTAGCATGCTCAATTATTACCTGGGTTATTTTGCTCACCCGCCTTTGGGACTTACGCAATCTTCGCAAACTCAAACCTGAGCTTGATCAATTCTGGCACGCAAACTCATTTGAGCAAGGCTTACAATCCTTTAGTACCCCATCTAGCAACCCCTACTATCAGATTGCCAAATCTGCGAGCAGCGCTTCAGTGCACCACCAAGGTCAATCAAGCAATCATCGTGAATTACTCCAAACCCTCAACTATTCAGAGTGGATGGCAAGAAGCATTAAAAATAGCATTGATGGCGTAGCTGCTAGCTTGCAAAAGGGTCTGACTTTCTTGGGCTCAACAGGCGCAACCGCCCCATTTATTGGCTTATTTGGTACTGTGTGGGGCATCTACCATGCGCTGATTTCTATTAGCAGCTCTGGTAGCGCCCAAATCGATCAAGTTGCAGGCCCTATTGGTGAAGCTTTGATCATGACTGCCTTAGGGCTTGCTGTAGCGATTCCTGCGGTATTGGGTTTTAACGCCATTAATCGCGCGAACAAATTGTTTGTGGCTGATCTCAATCGCTTTGGCAATGATTTGTTAGCCTATTTTGTAACTGGCGCCCGTGTTAACTCCGGAGAATAA
- a CDS encoding fumarate hydratase has product MTQIKQNDLIQSVADAFQFISYYHPKDFIDAMGKAYSLEKGEAAKDAIAQILTNSRMCAEGHRPLCQDTGIAVVFLKIGMNVQWADATMSVTEMVNEGVRRAYLNPDNTLRASVLTDPAGKRKNSGDNTPAVVHYEIVPGDDVEVICAAKGGGSENKAKMVMLNPSDSIVDWVLKTVPTMGAGWCPPGILGIGIGGTPEKAMLMAKEALMGPVDIQELIERGPKNRVEELRLEIYDKVNKLGIGAQGLGGLATVLDIKILDYPTHAASLPVAMIPNCAATRHVHFHLHGDGPAKLQAPSLSDWPDVTWTPDVQKSKRVNLDALTAEEVASWKPGETLLLNGKILTGRDAAHKRIQDMLAKGEELPVSFKNRVIYYVGPVDPVRDEVVGPAGPTTSTRMDKFTEMMLAKTGLISMIGKAERGPVAIEAIKKHKSAYLMAVGGAAYLVSKAIQTSKVVGFADLGMEAIYEFEVKDMPVTVAVNSEGISMHETGPKEWQAKIGGIPVKIA; this is encoded by the coding sequence ATGACTCAGATTAAACAAAACGACCTCATTCAAAGCGTTGCAGACGCATTCCAGTTCATTTCCTACTACCACCCTAAGGACTTTATTGATGCCATGGGCAAGGCTTACTCCTTAGAAAAAGGTGAAGCGGCCAAAGATGCGATTGCGCAAATTTTGACCAATAGCCGCATGTGCGCTGAAGGTCATCGTCCGCTTTGCCAAGATACCGGTATTGCAGTGGTCTTTTTGAAGATTGGTATGAACGTTCAATGGGCGGATGCCACTATGAGCGTTACTGAAATGGTGAATGAAGGTGTGCGTCGCGCCTACCTCAACCCAGACAACACGTTACGTGCTTCTGTATTAACTGACCCTGCAGGCAAACGCAAGAACTCGGGTGACAACACTCCTGCTGTGGTTCACTATGAAATTGTTCCAGGAGATGATGTTGAAGTCATTTGTGCGGCAAAAGGTGGTGGCTCTGAAAACAAAGCCAAGATGGTGATGCTTAACCCATCTGACTCGATTGTCGATTGGGTGCTGAAGACTGTTCCAACTATGGGTGCAGGCTGGTGCCCTCCCGGTATTCTTGGCATTGGCATCGGCGGCACACCAGAGAAGGCCATGCTGATGGCTAAAGAAGCTTTGATGGGTCCAGTAGATATTCAGGAGTTAATTGAGCGTGGTCCTAAGAACCGCGTGGAAGAATTGCGCTTAGAGATTTATGACAAAGTAAACAAGCTCGGCATTGGCGCTCAAGGCTTGGGTGGTTTGGCGACTGTTCTTGATATTAAGATTTTGGATTACCCAACTCATGCTGCTTCATTGCCAGTCGCAATGATTCCAAACTGCGCAGCAACACGTCACGTACATTTCCATTTGCATGGTGATGGTCCTGCAAAACTACAGGCACCTTCTTTATCAGATTGGCCAGATGTCACTTGGACGCCAGATGTTCAAAAATCTAAGCGCGTCAATTTAGATGCTTTGACTGCGGAAGAAGTGGCGAGCTGGAAACCAGGCGAAACATTGCTGCTCAACGGCAAAATCTTGACTGGCCGCGATGCTGCGCACAAACGTATTCAGGACATGCTTGCTAAAGGTGAAGAATTGCCAGTGAGCTTTAAAAACCGCGTCATATATTACGTTGGCCCAGTAGATCCCGTACGCGATGAAGTTGTTGGCCCAGCAGGCCCCACCACCTCCACCCGTATGGATAAGTTCACTGAAATGATGCTGGCTAAAACTGGCTTGATTTCCATGATTGGTAAAGCGGAACGGGGTCCAGTTGCTATTGAAGCGATCAAGAAACATAAGTCCGCTTACCTCATGGCAGTTGGTGGCGCTGCTTATCTTGTTTCTAAGGCGATTCAGACTTCTAAGGTAGTTGGCTTTGCCGACCTCGGCATGGAAGCAATCTATGAGTTTGAAGTAAAAGATATGCCAGTAACAGTTGCCGTTAATTCAGAAGGCATCTCAATGCATGAAACTGGTCCAAAAGAATGGCAAGCAAAAATTGGCGGCATTCCTGTCAAGATTGCTTAA
- a CDS encoding surface-adhesin E family protein, with product MKKISLATLTASALFVATQGTANAAWKELGSNTVMTVYVDLDTVQTQGEKTQIISMLDFKKPGTNPTNKEPVSSIIGLNEYDCPSVSYRPIAYKEFSGNKGSGKVVTESNTPDSKYEPVVSESWTAGVFNSVCKIAK from the coding sequence ATGAAAAAGATTTCTCTTGCTACGTTGACTGCTTCAGCGCTTTTTGTTGCCACACAAGGAACTGCTAATGCGGCATGGAAAGAACTTGGCTCCAATACTGTCATGACGGTGTATGTTGACTTGGATACCGTACAAACACAAGGCGAGAAAACGCAAATTATTTCCATGCTGGACTTTAAGAAGCCGGGCACTAACCCAACAAATAAAGAACCCGTTAGCTCCATCATTGGCCTAAACGAATACGATTGCCCATCGGTAAGTTACCGCCCTATTGCTTATAAAGAGTTTTCTGGAAACAAGGGTTCTGGAAAAGTAGTCACGGAGAGCAACACCCCTGATAGCAAATACGAGCCCGTAGTAAGCGAAAGCTGGACTGCAGGTGTATTTAATTCTGTTTGCAAAATAGCGAAGTAA